A part of Verrucomicrobiia bacterium genomic DNA contains:
- a CDS encoding M1 family peptidase, with translation MNPASNTYTGFTRVELEFVVPTNRFRFHARSMDLGPASLNGGNLTLTVSTNPAGWVTAQADSLIPTGVHTFECSFTNNFNRDGAGLYKTISGGKNYLVTQFEPMDARQAFPCWDEPGFKIPWRITVTAPEGLVVVGNMPIANTVSRDGTTTHEFGRTPPMPSYLVALAVGPFETVDIPGQSVPGRLVTPSGQARLAEMARGYAPPLLAALERYFGIPHPYPKLDHLAVPAFASGAMENVGAITYREGLLLLDEKHAAIEQRRLLVLIVTHEMAHQWFGNLVTMRWWEDLWLNEAFASWAAFKIGRQLYPDLRFDLMEYESGASARAVDSQPSVKAILPAKRQNQTPISNLGGVPELLSCP, from the coding sequence TTGAATCCGGCCTCCAACACCTACACAGGCTTCACCCGCGTCGAACTGGAGTTTGTCGTTCCGACGAATCGCTTTCGATTCCACGCGCGTTCCATGGACTTGGGACCCGCCTCGCTCAACGGAGGGAACCTCACGCTGACAGTGTCAACCAATCCGGCAGGTTGGGTGACGGCGCAGGCCGACAGCCTGATTCCGACCGGCGTTCACACGTTTGAGTGCTCGTTCACCAACAACTTCAACCGGGATGGCGCCGGGCTGTACAAGACGATCAGCGGGGGGAAGAACTATCTGGTTACGCAGTTCGAACCCATGGACGCGCGTCAGGCGTTCCCTTGCTGGGATGAACCTGGTTTCAAGATTCCCTGGCGAATCACCGTCACCGCGCCCGAGGGACTCGTGGTCGTGGGGAACATGCCGATAGCCAACACGGTGTCCCGGGATGGAACCACCACCCATGAGTTCGGGCGCACACCGCCAATGCCCTCCTACCTCGTGGCCCTCGCGGTCGGGCCATTCGAGACCGTGGACATCCCGGGGCAATCCGTACCTGGACGCCTCGTGACGCCCTCGGGACAGGCACGACTGGCGGAGATGGCCCGCGGGTATGCGCCCCCCCTCCTGGCCGCCCTGGAGCGGTACTTCGGCATCCCGCATCCCTATCCCAAGCTCGATCATCTCGCCGTGCCTGCGTTCGCCTCCGGCGCCATGGAGAACGTGGGAGCGATCACCTACCGTGAAGGACTGCTTCTCTTGGACGAGAAGCACGCGGCGATTGAACAGCGGCGACTCCTGGTCCTCATCGTCACCCATGAGATGGCACACCAGTGGTTCGGGAACCTGGTGACCATGAGGTGGTGGGAGGATCTCTGGCTGAATGAAGCGTTCGCCAGCTGGGCGGCCTTCAAGATCGGGCGACAGTTGTATCCCGACCTTCGCTTCGACCTCATGGAATACGAGTCCGGGGCGTCCGCCCGCGCCGTGGATAGCCAGCCCTCCGTGAAGGCGATTCTCCCGGCGAAGCGTCAAAACCAAACTCCTATCAGTAACTTGGGAGGCGTCCCCGAACTGTTGTCCTGTCCC